Proteins from a single region of Ziziphus jujuba cultivar Dongzao chromosome 1, ASM3175591v1:
- the LOC132799157 gene encoding monodehydroascorbate reductase, seedling isozyme-like, with protein MDLQNFLLELETLIDKYLKCNTNTKENMKFLERSLQELNNQKEGIDQKIYAEYLSGTQEKEEVRNWLNNVQSINSEIQSIKEELGRKKYLSCEDLGKLVDKKIVEAQELLQKGSYHRGIIDKKNFKYIILGGGVAAGYAAMEFTRQGLQPGELAIISKEAVAPYERPALSKSYLFPNEPARLPSFHVCAGSGGERLLPKWYEEKGIELILGTEIVKANLASKTLISASGKIYAYQILIIATGSTAVKLTDFGVQGADAKNICYLREISDADKLVETIKTKQKGKAVVIGAGYIGLEVGAAMTINEFDVSMVYPEPWCMAGLFTPAIASFYEGYYANKGVKIIKGTVAVGFEADSNGQVKTVKLKNGEVLQADIVVVGVGGSPVTALFKGQVEEEKGGIKTDGFFRTSVQEVYAVGDVATFPMKLYSDMRRVEHVDHARKSAQQAVKAIKASEDGKSIQEYDYLPFFYSRFFDLSWVFYGDNVGEPVLFQDIQDNSTTRPSSTKPKFGTYWIHNGKVVGAFLEGGTAEENKGIANIAWLQPEAKEDLLEKIGMLIAGLYGSDKPLSCSII; from the exons ATGGACTTACA GAACTTCCTTTTGGAGCTTGAAACCCTGATTGACAAATATTTAAAGTGTAACACAAACACCAAAGAGAATATGAAATTTCTCGAGAGAAGTTTACAAGAGCTAAATAACCAAAAGGAAGGTATAGATCAGAAAATTTATGCCGAGTATCTTTCAGGAacacaagaaaaagaagaagtcaGAAACTGGTTAAACAATGTTCAATCAATCAACAGTGAAATACAAAGTATTAAGGAAGAGCTTGGAAGAAAGAAATATCTATCGTGTGAAGATCTTGGAAAACTTGTTGACAAAAAGATAGTAGAAGCTCAGGAACTCCTGCAGAAAGGTAGTTACCACAGAGGGATCATCGATAAGAAGAATTTTAAGTACATCATCCTTGGTGGTGGTGTTGCAGCTGGATATGCAGCAATGGAGTTTACCAGACAAGGACTCCAGCCAGGGGAGCTAGCAATTATTTCCAAAGAAGCTGTAGCACCTTATGAACGTCCTGCACTTAGTAAGTCATATCTATTCCCAAATGAACCTGCAAGACTTCCAAGTTTCCATGTCTGTGCTGGAAGTGGAGGAGAGAGACTACTTCCGAAGTGGTACGAGGAAAAAGGGATTGAATTGATCCTTGGAACAGAAATAGTAAAAGCAAATCTTGCATCAAAGACTCTCATCAGTGCATCTGGAAAAATCtatgcatatcaaattttgatcaTTGCAACTGGTTCCACAGCAGTTAAGTTGACAGATTTCGGTGTACAAGGAGCGGATGCCAAAAATATCTGTTACTTGAGAGAAATAAGTGATGCTGATAAGCTTGTAGAaacaattaaaacaaagcagAAAGGAAAGGCAGTAGTGATTGGAGCTGGATACATCGGCCTTGAAGTTGGAGCAGCTATGACAATCAACGAGTTCGATGTTAGCATGGTATACCCTGAACCATGGTGCATGGCTGGGCTTTTCACTCCGGCCATTGCTTCTTTCTATGAGGGCTACTACGCTAACAAAGGAGTTAAAATTATCAAAGGTACAGTTGCAGTTGGATTTGAGGCTGACTCTAATGGACAAGTAAAGACGGTGAAACTGAAGAATGGTGAGGTGCTACAAGCCGACATTGTTGTTGTAGGTGTTGGGGGAAGTCCGGTAACTGCATTATTCAAAGGACAGGTTGAGGAGGAAAAAGGTGGTATCAAAACTGATGGTTTCTTCAGAACAAGCGTCCAAGAAGTGTATGCTGTTGGAGATGTAGCTACTTTCCCTATGAAATTGTACAGTGACATGAGAAGAGTTGAACATGTTGATCATGCTCGTAAATCAGCACAGCAAGCTGTGAAGGCTATCAAGGCAAGTGAAGATGGTAAATCCATTCAGGAGTATGACTACCTTCCTTTCTTCTATTCGCGTTTCTTCGATCTTTCATGGGTTTTTTATGGAGACAATGTTGGAGAACCAGTGTTGTTTCAGGATATTCAAGATAATTCCACCACCAGGCCATCATCTACAAAACCCAAGTTTGGAACATATTGGATCCACAATGGAAAGGTGGTTGGAGCTTTCTTGGAAGGAGGAACTGCTGAAGAAAACAAAGGAATTGCCAATATTGCATGGCTCCAACCTGAGGCTAAGGAAGATCTACTTGAGAAAATTGGGATGCTAATTGCTGGTTTGTATGGCTCAGATAAGCCTCTGTCTTGCAGTATAATTTGA